A single region of the Prochlorococcus marinus str. MIT 0917 genome encodes:
- the urtC gene encoding urea ABC transporter permease subunit UrtC encodes MSIFSTKKSWINLTIWVLIIALIIAAPSVLPVFRLNLLGRYLSLAIVALGVDLIWGFTGMLSLGQGIFFALGGYCAAMFLQLNSAGEFPNGIPEFFGLYGVEKLPFFWEPFKSSIFTLISIWLLPAIIAGLLGYLVFRNRIKGVYFSILTQAALLVFFNFFNGQQKLINGTNGLKTDVTQLFGQMVGSEIMQRWFFWISAILVILAWFFARWIVRDRFGNILVGIRDDEARVRFTGYNPVIFKTIIFSIAGGLAGVSGALYTVQSGIVSPQFMTVPFSIEMVIWVAVGGRGTLLGAIFGAVLINYAKSLVSEALPASWMFIQGGLFILVVTALPEGVLGWIRKGGPKKLLFLIGINKKLETYPSLEVNEQGEVKS; translated from the coding sequence ATGAGTATTTTTTCTACAAAAAAAAGTTGGATTAACTTAACTATTTGGGTGTTGATCATTGCCTTAATTATTGCTGCACCCTCAGTACTTCCTGTCTTTAGATTAAATCTCTTAGGAAGATATTTATCTCTTGCAATAGTTGCTCTTGGAGTTGATTTGATTTGGGGATTCACAGGGATGTTGAGTTTAGGTCAAGGAATTTTCTTTGCTCTTGGTGGATATTGTGCTGCGATGTTCCTGCAACTGAATAGTGCAGGAGAATTCCCAAATGGTATTCCCGAGTTTTTTGGTTTATATGGAGTCGAAAAACTTCCATTCTTCTGGGAACCATTTAAAAGTTCAATTTTTACTCTTATTTCCATTTGGTTGTTACCGGCAATAATTGCTGGTCTTCTTGGGTATTTAGTTTTTAGAAATAGAATTAAAGGTGTTTATTTCTCAATTCTTACACAAGCGGCACTTTTAGTTTTCTTCAATTTCTTTAATGGGCAACAGAAATTGATTAATGGAACAAATGGTCTGAAAACAGACGTAACTCAACTTTTTGGTCAAATGGTTGGTTCAGAAATAATGCAAAGATGGTTTTTTTGGATATCAGCTATCTTAGTAATACTTGCATGGTTTTTTGCGCGGTGGATTGTTAGAGATAGATTTGGAAATATCCTTGTTGGAATTAGAGACGATGAAGCTCGAGTTCGTTTTACTGGATATAATCCAGTAATTTTCAAAACAATAATTTTTTCAATAGCAGGAGGATTAGCTGGTGTTTCAGGAGCTTTGTATACAGTTCAATCTGGAATAGTGTCTCCTCAATTTATGACTGTTCCTTTCTCTATCGAAATGGTTATTTGGGTTGCCGTGGGAGGTAGAGGAACATTATTAGGCGCAATCTTTGGAGCTGTTTTGATTAATTATGCAAAAAGTTTGGTGAGTGAAGCATTACCTGCAAGCTGGATGTTTATTCAAGGTGGATTATTTATTCTTGTAGTAACAGCTCTTCCAGAGGGTGTACTAGGATGGATCAGAAAAGGCGGTCCAAAGAAATTACTTTTTTTAATAGGGATTAATAAAAAGCTAGAAACATATCCAAGTCTTGAAGTCAATGAACAAGGTGAGGTTAAATCATGA